GGTCGGCCGCGCTCGCTTCCTGGGCGGCGCAGGCCTCCTCCAGGCTGGCGAAGGGCGGTTCGGGCAGGCGGGCCAGCGGGTGGAGGTCCCGCATCCCGGCCAACCGGATCCAGGCCTCGGGATCGAGCAGGGAGATGCGCCGTCCCCCCCGTTGCCCGCCCAGCCAGTCCAGGATGCCGGGCGGCAGGCGGTGCCACCAGCGGCGCAGGGCGTCCAGGGCCACCTCGCGCAGGGCAGCGGCGGCCTGCCCTCCCGGCTCCAGGTCCGGGGGCAGTCCCAGGGCGAGGGGACTCTCCGTGATCACCCGCTGGCAGAAGCCGTGGATGGTGAAGATGGAGGCCTCGTCGAAGGACGCGAGGGCCAGCCGCAGCCGGCGCCGCGCCTCCCCGTCCTCCCAGCGGTCCTCCGCCTTCAGGCGCGACCGCAGCGCCGCCAGGAAGGGGTCCGCCTCCGGCCGGGCCTCCTCATCGAGGGCGACCAGCGCCTCCTCCAGGCGGCGGCGCATGCGCTCGCGCAGCTCGGCCGTGGCCGCCTCGGTGAAGGTGAGGACGAGCAGGCCGGGCAGGTCCAGCCCCTCCTCCAGCACGAAGCGCAGCAGGAGGGCGCCCATCGTCCAGGTCTTGCCCGTGCCGGCGCTGGCCTCCACGAGCAGGACGCCCTGCAGTGGCACCGCCACCGGATCAAGGCGGGGCGCGCTCACGGGCCGCCCTCCCCGATGGGCGCGCCCAGGGCCAGGGCCAGCTCCAGCACGGGCCCGGCCAGCGCGGGATGGGTGAAGGGATCGGCCTCGCCCAGGGCCAGGGCCAGCCAAGGGTCCTCCCGCAGCCAATCCCGCCCGTGGTACCAGTCACGGTCCAGCAGGCAGTCGGGCGTGGCATGCTCCAGCCTGCGGGCATGACGGGCGATGGCCTCGCTCACCTCCGGCAGCCAGGGCAGCCAGCGGTCCTGCCCCTCCCGCCAATGCCGCAGCACGGCTTCCAGCTGCCCGCCGGGCTGGTCCGGACAACGCAGCAGGAGGGCGCCGCCGCGGTGGACCAGCATCGTCTCGCGGCCCTCGGCCGTGCCGTCCTCACTTCCCAAGCAGCACCAGGCGAGGTGGGGGATCCACTCGGTCAGACGCGGGCCGCTGTCCAGGCTGCTGGAGGAGAGCTCCACGCGGCGCAGGCCCGCCGCCGCCAGACCTCCCCGCAGGCGCAGGCCGCCCAGGCTCAGATCCAGCTCGCAGGCAGAGGGCGCAACGCCGCAGAGGGCCTCGTCCGCACGGGCGAGCAGCTCGGCCACCTCCCGCTGGAGGGCCTCGAGCAGGGCGCGTCCCGGCCGGCCCCAGGGCAGCAGGCCGCCCGCCCGCAGGCGCTCCTCCTCGCCGGCGGGATCCAGCCCGGCTAGTCGCTCTCGCAGCAGGCGATGGCGCAGCCCTCCCCGGGCCGCGGGGTCCAGGGTGAAAGGTTCGTGGTCGCGGGGAGGGGCCGCCTCCCAGGGCAGGCGCAGACCGGCCCGCCGCAGGAAGGCCTTGGCCGGGTTGCGGAAGAAGCTCGTCAGGTCGCCCAGCTGCACTTCATCGGGCGGCGCCGGCAGGGGCAGGGGCGCCAGGAAGGCCGGACCGGGCAGGGCCGCCGCCGCGGGGTCGGCCAGCACCCGGGCCAACCGGGCCGCCGCCCGGCCACGCCCCTGGTGGAAGGAGCGCTCCGACGGCGGCCCCTGGTAGCAGGCGGGGTTGAAGCCCTGCAGCGGATGCTGGCGCACGCGGCCCCCCTCGCGGCCCAGCAGGTCCAGCAGCTCGCTGACCACGACCGAGGGCGGCCGCACCGTGTTCTCCCGCTCGTCGCGACCGTTCCAGAAGATGAGCAGGGCGCGGCGGGCCGACCACAGGGCGTCCAGGAAGAGGCCGCGGTCCTGCAGGCGGGGCTGGCGGTCCCCGGGGTGGGGCCGCAGCAGGCAAAGGTCCAGTTCGTCGCGACGGGAGGGGCGGGGAAAGGCCTGGTCGTCCAGCCCAAGAAGGACCACCACCTCCGCCGGCAGGCCCCGCGCCGCCAGCATGGGCGCCACCGTCACGCGCCCGTCGAAGGCGCCGCCGCGGATGAGCCCCCGAGCCTCCAGGGCCAGGGCGAGCGCCTCGCGGGCCACGGGCCAGGCGCAGGCCTCCCGCCCGTCGGACGCGTCGGCCAGGCGGCCCGCCCGCAGCAGGCGCTCGCGCAGGGCCGCCAGCTCGTTCTCCTCGTCCTCGCCGTCGGGGGCGAAGAGCAGGGGCAAGCCGTCCGCCAGCCAGGCGTGCCACTCCCCGGGGGAGCGCGGT
This portion of the bacterium genome encodes:
- a CDS encoding exodeoxyribonuclease V subunit gamma; amino-acid sequence: MIDVIQEHDGGALFARLAGDMARRPPAPLEEEIILVESVGMARRLPLELARRLGSVARLATPFPARFIWERLLRPGLAAPATESPWEVEALAWRIADLLRQEPALAGPAGRLLDQDDGRRRHALARRLASLFDQYLVHRPGLLLGWEGRPHGNLPGGPDPPPDSPMAHWQRNLWRRLGGEIAEPHRAALLADWLEQARAGAPPPGVAELPGRLSLFALHGLPPAQLAVFDALSRHRELRVYLLNPSPEYWGDLPRRHRRREALDPWTAPLLQANGAELGGWIDQLLEVEARFHDPAPTTAPREGSLLERIRHSQAELAPLPAGPPDDSLQFHSCHSLTRQAEVMVDRLLDLFERHPDLRPGDVLVLVPDLEAARPALEAVLEGQEEERRLPWRLLGGQARRSMAQALAQVMALAGGRWELAAVLAPLSCPALRRRHRIPAEELPRLQEWCTEAGVVWGWDAADRAARDLPAVAEHGWRSGLDRLLLGYAMEGTEAVAGLLPAAGGAAQPALLEAWLEWLALLRDFQEQSGRPRSPGEWHAWLADGLPLLFAPDGEDEENELAALRERLLRAGRLADASDGREACAWPVAREALALALEARGLIRGGAFDGRVTVAPMLAARGLPAEVVVLLGLDDQAFPRPSRRDELDLCLLRPHPGDRQPRLQDRGLFLDALWSARRALLIFWNGRDERENTVRPPSVVVSELLDLLGREGGRVRQHPLQGFNPACYQGPPSERSFHQGRGRAAARLARVLADPAAAALPGPAFLAPLPLPAPPDEVQLGDLTSFFRNPAKAFLRRAGLRLPWEAAPPRDHEPFTLDPAARGGLRHRLLRERLAGLDPAGEEERLRAGGLLPWGRPGRALLEALQREVAELLARADEALCGVAPSACELDLSLGGLRLRGGLAAAGLRRVELSSSSLDSGPRLTEWIPHLAWCCLGSEDGTAEGRETMLVHRGGALLLRCPDQPGGQLEAVLRHWREGQDRWLPWLPEVSEAIARHARRLEHATPDCLLDRDWYHGRDWLREDPWLALALGEADPFTHPALAGPVLELALALGAPIGEGGP